From Nocardia sp. XZ_19_385, the proteins below share one genomic window:
- a CDS encoding ESX secretion-associated protein EspG, whose translation MLTPDEFTYVWENETNLDRRPYPVNLMPASLVRTETEYAALRLPQRFARQADADLAAALMLCARNDATTLTLSGDRGADRVLVFAAAVHHHAAILVGTPEKMTVLMCHSRNLGERLVQIIGPNRPGRQGALREAQDAVLNQGDANTNGHRGASRFRKMLRQPTDGRGFLTVTVEPDNPMSPPTRHRTWLDVSGDGRYLLTTAHDLILTPVSDADFAAQLLRLAQIR comes from the coding sequence GTGCTCACCCCGGACGAATTCACCTACGTCTGGGAGAACGAAACGAATCTGGACCGGCGGCCCTACCCGGTCAACCTGATGCCCGCCTCGCTGGTGCGCACCGAAACCGAATACGCCGCACTGCGTTTGCCGCAGCGCTTCGCCCGCCAGGCCGACGCCGATCTGGCCGCGGCGCTGATGCTCTGCGCTCGCAACGACGCCACCACCCTCACCCTGTCCGGCGACCGCGGCGCCGACCGGGTGCTCGTCTTCGCGGCGGCGGTGCACCACCACGCCGCCATCCTGGTCGGCACACCCGAGAAGATGACGGTCCTGATGTGCCACTCCCGCAATCTCGGCGAGCGCCTGGTGCAGATCATCGGCCCGAACCGGCCGGGCCGCCAGGGTGCGCTGCGCGAAGCCCAGGACGCGGTGCTCAATCAGGGTGACGCGAACACCAACGGGCATCGCGGCGCCTCCCGGTTCCGCAAGATGCTGCGCCAGCCCACCGACGGCCGCGGCTTTCTCACCGTCACCGTGGAACCCGACAACCCGATGTCCCCGCCGACCCGGCACCGCACCTGGCTCGATGTCAGCGGTGACGGCCGCTACCTGCTCACCACCGCACACGACCTGATCCTGACGCCGGTCTCGGATGCGGACTTCGCCGCCCAGTTGTTGCGCCTGGCCCAAATCCGCTGA